From the genome of Candidatus Electrothrix communis, one region includes:
- a CDS encoding HEAT repeat domain-containing protein, which yields MKTSHDQIQDPVSTNQQPESGGIDKMFSHTLSELIVQKKDRQADILLDQLISWLHGDKLQVRIEAVSHLTDSLELLIAHREWQRIEKLLPAVFQALSVASEDDVVVWQIITALSIFAAYQIEIGRYAPARKALLIFGGPKALTATSADIREQAEQLINDLATKPLMELLLIEYLYDRNKGEDAGRLLVLFGKTAADFLVDSQSLQQSRGKSDALLKLFENIGPAAERSLGALLHRTKDWYLLRNSIKLLGEMGLPSCFADITALLDHDDLRVKGEVLRAASKIETKEKKDFFLKALRSVPRQLKEPVVALLGDIPDSSLVAPLADLLDETASARNKAGYQLRTTICKTLGKIGSVKAIPTLKKIIADNADPEKEGGAAREKLVQAAKQAIQYINHGGKYKAHRATTDDELNVPVKNNPVAARETNIVQIAMAGDQARATSQLFDLIVECVHNRDFHNAERLKERFNEINPNALTEIIQSAELIEQEKNGVQVRGYLEIWSNLLRELTAEEFSAIYHELEDRELKPDELLVKQGDRNDELFFINHGMIKTFYQKSGRKVYVKSLSGGDLAGENFFDASVWTISMAAQTESKISILKRSSFSRWQEAFPGLEAKLRAFYNRSNDVQDLLLRKGLNRRAFERYQLARKIEFQIINNLGNSMGQRFKGRLSDISRGGLAMKFHLSQKKHIRVLFGRKLHISIPVAGKPPELNVYGAVLSINPAEEDGNEYKLHFVFDAPMEQEALQQVLG from the coding sequence ATGAAAACATCTCACGACCAAATCCAAGATCCAGTATCGACGAATCAACAGCCCGAATCAGGCGGTATTGATAAAATGTTTTCACATACGCTCTCTGAGTTGATCGTGCAAAAAAAGGACCGGCAGGCAGACATTCTGTTGGACCAGTTGATATCTTGGTTGCACGGCGATAAGCTGCAAGTGCGGATTGAGGCTGTCAGTCATCTGACAGACAGCCTAGAACTCCTGATTGCCCATCGTGAATGGCAGCGGATAGAGAAGCTTTTACCCGCAGTCTTCCAGGCCCTCTCTGTCGCTTCTGAGGATGATGTTGTTGTCTGGCAGATCATTACGGCTCTTTCCATCTTTGCCGCCTATCAGATCGAAATAGGTCGGTATGCACCAGCCCGCAAGGCCCTCTTGATTTTTGGCGGGCCAAAGGCCTTAACAGCCACAAGCGCAGATATCCGCGAACAGGCAGAACAGCTCATTAATGACCTGGCAACCAAGCCCCTGATGGAGTTGTTGTTGATCGAATATCTTTACGACAGGAATAAAGGAGAGGATGCCGGGCGTCTCCTTGTGCTTTTTGGGAAAACAGCTGCGGATTTTCTCGTTGATTCACAAAGCTTGCAACAAAGCCGGGGTAAATCAGATGCTCTGCTCAAGCTTTTTGAAAACATAGGCCCGGCAGCAGAAAGGAGTTTGGGTGCCTTACTGCATCGGACAAAAGATTGGTATCTGCTCAGGAACAGTATTAAACTGCTGGGGGAAATGGGCTTGCCTTCTTGCTTTGCCGATATAACCGCCTTGCTCGACCATGATGATCTCCGCGTTAAGGGTGAGGTGTTGCGTGCTGCCAGCAAAATTGAGACAAAGGAGAAAAAAGATTTCTTTCTTAAAGCCTTGCGCTCTGTGCCGAGGCAACTCAAGGAACCTGTTGTGGCCCTACTCGGTGATATCCCGGACAGCAGCCTTGTTGCCCCCTTGGCGGACTTGCTGGATGAAACGGCATCTGCCCGGAACAAGGCAGGGTATCAACTGCGGACGACCATCTGTAAGACCCTTGGGAAGATTGGCTCTGTTAAGGCGATTCCAACCCTAAAAAAGATTATTGCCGATAATGCTGATCCTGAAAAAGAGGGGGGAGCAGCAAGGGAGAAATTGGTTCAGGCAGCGAAACAAGCTATCCAATATATTAACCACGGCGGAAAATATAAAGCGCATCGAGCCACAACAGACGACGAGCTGAATGTTCCGGTGAAAAATAATCCGGTTGCTGCCCGAGAAACCAATATTGTACAGATCGCTATGGCTGGTGATCAGGCCAGAGCGACCTCTCAGCTTTTCGATTTGATAGTCGAATGTGTACATAATAGAGATTTTCATAATGCCGAGCGACTCAAAGAACGCTTTAATGAGATTAATCCCAATGCGTTGACAGAGATCATTCAATCCGCTGAGCTGATTGAGCAGGAAAAGAATGGTGTCCAGGTGCGCGGCTACTTGGAGATATGGTCTAATCTTTTACGGGAATTGACGGCTGAAGAATTCAGTGCTATTTACCATGAGCTGGAGGATCGCGAGTTGAAACCTGATGAATTATTGGTAAAGCAAGGGGATAGGAATGATGAGCTGTTCTTTATCAACCACGGTATGATCAAAACCTTTTATCAGAAGAGTGGGCGGAAAGTCTATGTAAAGAGTCTTTCCGGTGGTGATCTTGCCGGGGAAAATTTCTTTGATGCCTCGGTCTGGACTATCAGTATGGCTGCCCAGACCGAGAGTAAGATTTCCATTCTCAAACGCTCCAGCTTTTCTCGTTGGCAGGAGGCCTTTCCTGGGCTTGAAGCCAAGCTCCGTGCATTCTATAATCGCTCCAATGATGTTCAAGATTTGCTTTTGCGGAAAGGGTTGAATCGTCGAGCCTTTGAGCGCTATCAACTGGCACGTAAAATAGAATTTCAAATTATCAATAATCTCGGAAATTCTATGGGGCAACGCTTTAAAGGTCGACTCTCGGATATTTCACGGGGTGGTCTTGCTATGAAGTTTCATCTTTCCCAAAAAAAGCATATTAGAGTCTTGTTCGGTCGTAAATTGCATATCTCTATCCCTGTTGCTGGTAAGCCTCCGGAGTTGAATGTCTACGGGGCAGTTTTATCCATCAACCCGGCTGAAGAGGATGGGAACGAGTATAAACTTCATTTTGTTTTTGATGCACCAATGGAGCAGGAAGCACTTCAGCAGGTGCTGGGATAG
- a CDS encoding response regulator, with protein sequence MSDTEPSLPSVSLDDNEFLEGAEVILAVDDYHAVVVLLQNFLHQRGLTTLTAGSAHEFRQYLKEVPIALILLDINLPDGNGTELISEIKEASPSTAIIMLSAATDLHTALECLRHGADDYLTKPVQLASFWETVRKVLEKRRLQINNRRYQQQLEQAHFRIQLLHELAMKMNTAYLSMTALEEILQAILVGITAEEGLKFNRAFLALFNATGTILEGRLAVGPGCREDAVRIWQEMSTKALRFRDIIDSIKEHDFQEDSEVNKIVRALRITSDNRDHLLIRAATERKTINVCHGQCEFPVPVDLMGLLQEDSFVVVPLYSSSRSLGVIIADHFVTGKEIDSPLTHALESFASQASLAIEHCRLYTDMEEKIKQLELVTHELEANKDLLVESERYSALGQVAAQLAHNIRNPITSIGGTARLLSRKTTDPQQLKFFDMMTMEVTRIEQTLEDLFNFVDTSPVKKERVLIYPLIIKTLMLFYKTMQKQGITYQAIVPEQLICELDPNQIRRVLVHLVRNAVEAMEIGGTLEVEVTNNLEYNQITVRDSGMGIAAADLQRVSDPFYTTKVAGTGVGLALVERIVKDHRGTLHIRCRDSGGTEVIVTLPSALKN encoded by the coding sequence ATGTCGGATACTGAACCGAGCTTACCATCTGTTTCGCTAGACGATAATGAATTCCTTGAAGGTGCCGAGGTTATCCTTGCCGTTGATGATTACCATGCTGTCGTTGTTCTCCTGCAAAACTTTTTACATCAGCGTGGTTTAACAACATTAACCGCCGGTTCAGCCCACGAATTCAGGCAGTATTTGAAAGAAGTCCCAATTGCTCTCATCCTCCTTGATATTAACCTACCTGACGGCAACGGGACAGAGCTCATTTCCGAGATCAAGGAGGCGAGTCCAAGCACCGCCATCATAATGCTTTCAGCGGCCACAGACCTCCATACCGCTCTGGAATGCCTTCGACATGGGGCTGATGACTATCTGACCAAACCTGTACAGCTCGCATCCTTCTGGGAGACCGTGCGTAAGGTTCTCGAAAAAAGAAGGTTACAGATTAATAACCGACGGTATCAGCAACAGCTTGAGCAGGCACATTTTCGCATCCAGCTCCTCCATGAATTGGCCATGAAGATGAATACGGCCTACCTCAGCATGACTGCGTTAGAAGAAATACTGCAAGCGATCTTGGTAGGTATCACGGCTGAAGAAGGCCTAAAGTTCAACCGAGCATTCTTGGCCCTCTTTAACGCAACCGGAACCATCCTTGAAGGAAGACTGGCTGTCGGACCTGGATGTCGTGAAGACGCTGTTCGCATCTGGCAGGAAATGAGCACCAAGGCGTTGAGGTTTCGAGATATTATAGACTCAATAAAAGAACACGACTTCCAGGAAGACAGTGAGGTCAACAAGATAGTTCGAGCCTTGCGCATCACCTCGGATAACAGAGACCACCTGTTGATCCGAGCAGCAACGGAACGAAAAACCATCAATGTCTGCCACGGTCAGTGCGAATTTCCGGTACCGGTGGATCTCATGGGCTTGCTCCAAGAAGACAGTTTTGTGGTGGTTCCTTTGTATTCATCAAGCCGATCACTCGGCGTGATTATTGCGGATCATTTTGTAACGGGGAAAGAAATTGATTCTCCGCTGACCCATGCCCTGGAAAGCTTTGCCAGCCAGGCAAGCCTTGCCATCGAGCATTGTCGGCTTTATACCGACATGGAAGAAAAAATCAAACAGCTTGAACTTGTCACCCACGAGCTTGAAGCGAACAAAGATCTGCTTGTCGAGTCCGAACGCTACTCTGCACTAGGCCAAGTTGCGGCGCAGCTTGCCCATAATATCCGCAACCCAATTACTTCAATCGGTGGCACAGCCAGATTACTCAGTCGTAAAACAACCGATCCCCAGCAATTAAAGTTTTTCGACATGATGACCATGGAGGTCACACGCATTGAACAAACCTTAGAAGATCTTTTTAACTTTGTCGACACCTCACCAGTAAAAAAAGAACGCGTCCTTATCTATCCCCTTATTATCAAAACGTTGATGCTCTTTTATAAGACTATGCAGAAACAAGGGATCACGTATCAAGCAATCGTGCCTGAGCAGTTAATCTGTGAGCTTGATCCCAACCAGATACGGAGGGTCCTTGTCCATCTTGTACGCAATGCAGTTGAGGCGATGGAAATCGGAGGAACCTTAGAGGTCGAGGTGACAAACAATCTGGAATATAACCAAATTACGGTACGGGACAGCGGGATGGGGATTGCTGCAGCTGATCTACAGAGAGTTTCAGATCCTTTCTACACGACCAAAGTGGCTGGGACTGGCGTAGGGCTGGCCTTGGTAGAACGTATCGTCAAAGATCACCGGGGAACACTCCATATTCGTTGCAGAGACAGTGGAGGCACAGAAGTCATAGTTACTTTACCAAGCGCACTTAAAAATTAA
- a CDS encoding ATP-dependent DNA helicase has protein sequence MKNIFAEIGLLAEHLPNYESRSGQLEMAEAVADLLGKEGREESSGQDISQANCLIVEAETGLGKTLAYLVPAALSGRRVVVSTNTRNLQDQILKREIPFIQKYIAPGLTAMSVKGRQNYLCLYRWHQLAAQSHQTHRTIFQDSVQDSIQAGRKEGEALYDKVEGWLQRTAVADRAELAGVAGNSFFWQKVCCLPYFCLGSDCPHAGDCYLNRLRRLAASCQLLVVNHHLLFSDLAVRKNGFGEVLPRYQSVIIDEAHHLENVAGNFFGFSFSKYQVIDLITDIEQSMLKKGGGAGTSKQYASILSAARALSGLNEQFAAMFPLQKGRFPLADLFAEYPELQKARGILVTALNSLAEQLDKAKAQDEPWGHYGQRSQDIALHLDQITSPVISRAEQPEQAPEQSDEQSNYIQWVERTEKNLTLSATPIDVADELRATLFAGAEHCLFTSATLRTDGGNGEFGYFRQRLGIPEGTKAYSFPSPFDYQKRSLLYVPGDHFPEPTDSEYRNALHLEISRLITCSKGRALVLFTSFRALELAWHSLQDELPYPLLRQGASSRSQLLDRFAEKTDSVLFAVASFWEGVDVPGESLSLVIIDKLPFEVPSDPVIMARMERIKAAGGNPFMEFQIPRAILTLRQGVGRLMRRTNDRGVMAILDVRLFSKFYGRRFRASLPEAPVSRAVQDVEEFFNGDRSSRSQDIRE, from the coding sequence ATGAAAAATATTTTTGCAGAGATCGGGCTACTTGCCGAGCATCTTCCGAACTATGAATCTCGTTCCGGCCAGTTGGAGATGGCAGAGGCGGTTGCCGATCTGTTGGGGAAAGAGGGGAGGGAGGAAAGCTCTGGTCAGGACATTTCTCAGGCAAACTGTCTGATAGTGGAAGCAGAGACAGGGCTGGGGAAGACGCTTGCCTATCTTGTTCCGGCAGCTCTCAGCGGACGAAGGGTTGTTGTGTCCACAAACACTCGTAATCTGCAAGATCAAATCCTCAAAAGAGAAATCCCCTTTATCCAAAAGTATATTGCACCCGGTCTGACCGCGATGTCTGTCAAAGGACGGCAAAATTATCTCTGCCTTTACCGTTGGCACCAGTTGGCTGCCCAAAGCCATCAGACCCATCGGACAATTTTTCAGGACTCTGTTCAGGATTCGATACAGGCAGGGAGAAAAGAAGGCGAGGCGCTGTACGATAAAGTTGAAGGTTGGCTGCAAAGAACAGCTGTTGCGGACCGCGCTGAATTGGCCGGAGTAGCAGGAAATTCTTTTTTTTGGCAGAAGGTTTGCTGTCTGCCCTATTTTTGTCTTGGCTCAGACTGCCCCCACGCTGGTGATTGCTATCTGAATCGCCTTCGTCGGTTGGCGGCTTCCTGTCAGTTATTGGTTGTTAATCATCATCTGCTTTTTTCCGATCTGGCTGTTCGGAAAAACGGTTTTGGCGAGGTTCTTCCCCGCTACCAATCTGTTATTATAGATGAAGCACATCATTTGGAAAACGTGGCAGGTAATTTTTTTGGTTTTTCGTTTTCCAAATACCAAGTTATTGATCTGATAACGGACATTGAGCAAAGTATGCTGAAAAAAGGCGGAGGGGCCGGAACAAGCAAGCAGTATGCGAGCATTTTATCCGCAGCCAGAGCGCTCTCCGGTCTGAACGAGCAATTCGCCGCAATGTTTCCTCTCCAGAAAGGACGTTTTCCGCTTGCAGATCTTTTTGCGGAATATCCTGAGCTGCAAAAGGCCCGAGGCATCTTGGTGACCGCTTTGAACTCTCTTGCTGAGCAGCTTGACAAGGCAAAAGCACAGGACGAGCCGTGGGGGCATTACGGGCAGCGGAGCCAGGACATTGCCCTGCATCTTGATCAAATCACCTCGCCGGTGATCTCCAGAGCTGAGCAGCCCGAGCAGGCTCCTGAACAGTCTGATGAGCAGTCCAACTATATTCAATGGGTTGAGCGGACAGAAAAAAATCTTACCCTCTCTGCGACTCCGATTGATGTTGCTGATGAGCTGAGGGCCACGTTGTTTGCCGGAGCAGAACATTGCCTTTTTACCTCGGCCACGCTGAGGACAGACGGTGGAAACGGAGAATTCGGGTATTTTCGTCAACGGCTCGGAATACCCGAAGGCACGAAAGCCTATTCTTTTCCCTCTCCCTTTGATTACCAGAAGCGCAGCCTGCTCTACGTTCCAGGGGATCATTTTCCCGAACCGACTGATTCGGAATATAGAAATGCATTGCATCTGGAAATATCGCGGCTTATTACCTGTTCTAAGGGGAGGGCCTTGGTGCTGTTTACCTCATTTCGGGCTTTGGAGCTGGCCTGGCATAGCCTGCAAGACGAACTCCCGTATCCCCTCCTGCGCCAAGGAGCCAGTTCGCGCTCCCAATTGCTGGATCGTTTTGCTGAAAAAACAGATTCCGTTCTTTTTGCTGTTGCCAGCTTCTGGGAAGGCGTTGATGTCCCTGGAGAATCTTTGAGTCTGGTCATTATTGATAAATTGCCGTTTGAAGTCCCCAGCGACCCTGTTATTATGGCCCGAATGGAGAGGATTAAGGCGGCAGGGGGGAATCCGTTTATGGAATTCCAGATCCCAAGGGCTATCCTCACGCTTCGACAGGGGGTGGGGCGGCTTATGCGCCGCACCAATGATCGAGGGGTCATGGCAATTTTGGATGTCCGTTTATTCAGTAAGTTTTATGGTCGGCGCTTTAGGGCGAGTTTGCCTGAGGCTCCCGTCAGCAGAGCTGTGCAGGATGTAGAAGAATTTTTTAACGGTGACCGATCATCCCGTTCTCAAGATATAAGAGAGTAA
- a CDS encoding polyprenyl synthetase family protein, translated as MIEFIQRHAERTEEAIRLDLESALVGNDPLLLEVLKYSLLKGGKRLRPVLAILSSRLCGRNDDDNLYLLAATFEYLHAGSLIHDDVIDHAENRRGKESVVKKYGIAAAILAGDWLHARCMHLVGTLAGQKGLDIVCNATQAMVDGEFLQLRYAANPAVTEEQYFSVVLRKTARLISATCEIGALYGNADSTQQKALARYGEKIGIAFQIIDDLLDYLGDEQATGKLAGNDFVEGKMTLPLIHALAHASGSEKIELMKAVESTTRDSAGCARARKLMHTADSFAFSRQRACQETEKGVAALSCFDNKQHRESLTVLEQLAGYILRRDR; from the coding sequence TTGATTGAATTTATACAAAGGCATGCGGAACGAACCGAGGAGGCCATACGGCTGGATTTGGAGTCGGCCTTGGTAGGAAATGATCCATTGCTTCTTGAAGTGCTTAAATATTCCCTGCTCAAGGGGGGGAAGCGATTGCGCCCTGTTTTGGCGATTCTCAGTTCAAGACTCTGCGGAAGAAATGATGATGATAATCTTTACCTGTTGGCAGCGACTTTCGAGTATCTGCACGCAGGATCCCTGATTCATGATGATGTGATTGATCATGCTGAAAATCGGCGTGGTAAAGAATCAGTCGTAAAAAAGTACGGTATAGCCGCTGCCATTCTTGCTGGTGACTGGCTTCATGCCCGTTGTATGCACCTTGTTGGCACTTTGGCTGGGCAGAAAGGGCTAGATATAGTGTGCAATGCGACACAGGCTATGGTTGATGGGGAATTTCTTCAGCTGCGTTACGCAGCAAATCCTGCGGTAACCGAAGAGCAATATTTCTCCGTTGTTTTGCGCAAGACGGCCCGCCTGATCAGCGCGACCTGTGAAATAGGCGCTCTGTACGGTAATGCCGATTCGACGCAACAAAAGGCCTTGGCTCGGTATGGAGAGAAAATAGGAATCGCCTTTCAGATTATTGATGATCTTCTGGATTATCTGGGGGATGAGCAGGCGACTGGCAAGCTGGCGGGCAATGATTTTGTTGAGGGAAAAATGACGCTTCCCTTGATTCATGCCCTTGCTCATGCCTCGGGATCGGAAAAGATTGAGTTGATGAAGGCAGTAGAAAGCACCACCAGAGACAGTGCTGGCTGTGCAAGAGCCCGAAAACTGATGCACACAGCGGACAGCTTTGCGTTTTCCCGTCAGAGGGCCTGTCAGGAAACAGAAAAGGGGGTTGCCGCATTATCCTGTTTTGATAACAAGCAGCACCGGGAGAGCTTGACTGTTTTGGAGCAACTTGCCGGATATATTCTGCGTCGAGATCGCTAA
- a CDS encoding glycogen/starch/alpha-glucan phosphorylase, whose protein sequence is MTSVPGKDQRKKRINQLKRAFAYNLFYRQGVTTKTATPNDYYLALSYTLRDRMQHLFVNSVETLLEKDPKIVCYLSAEFLTGPHLHNNLVNLGLYEDFAQAAQESGLDLKTIIDHEEEPGLGNGGLGRLAACYLDSLSSLEIPAIGYGIRYEYGMFDQEIVNGWQKELSDRWLHPGNPWEIKKPVMACDVGFGGHSEIYHTEKGIRRIRWRPSRVITGVPYDVPVPGYKVNTVNYLRLWSAESHSSFDFADFNTGDYYGAVEDKIKAETVTKVLYPNDEQFQGKKLRLEQQFFLVSCSLQDMIRLHLFRHDNLLNFHEYFQGQLNDTHPAVAVPELMRLLIDVHLYDWDVSWEITKKTLSYTNHTLLPEAMEKWSLELFGSLLPRHLEIILELNGHFLDEVRIRYPGDDARLQRMSVIDETEPRSIRMVNLACMGAKAINGVAAMHTDLLRSHTLADWNDMYPGKIRNVTNGVTPRRWMAVSNPRLTRLITEAIGEKWITDLDELRKLEKLTDDAPFLDAWRRVKEENKQDFSALIKSCDNINVDYRAMFDVQVKRIHEYKRQHLNILHIITLYARIKADPNLEITPRLFVFGGKAAPGYFMAKRIIKLITSVARVVNKDPSVRNQLKVFFIPNYNVKIGHIVYPMANLSEQISQAGMEASGTGNMKFSMNGALTIGTLDGANVEIRKEVGEENFFLFGLNVEEVMELRRNGYTPMDYYLHNDALRAVIDLIGSGIFTSGDRELFKPIIDSLLHEDPYMLFADYQDYIDCQERVSHLYADQKRWSQMSIMNTARMGKFSSDRSVKEYSRKVWDVRPCPVKLKWNELPEDGVLFHPGETEKE, encoded by the coding sequence ATGACCTCAGTTCCAGGGAAGGACCAGCGAAAGAAGCGCATTAATCAACTTAAAAGGGCTTTTGCCTATAACCTCTTTTACCGGCAGGGGGTCACCACCAAGACGGCGACCCCAAACGACTATTATCTCGCACTTTCCTATACCCTGCGGGATAGAATGCAGCATCTTTTTGTCAACTCTGTTGAAACCCTGCTGGAAAAAGACCCTAAAATTGTCTGCTACCTGTCAGCAGAGTTTCTCACCGGCCCCCATCTGCACAACAATCTGGTCAATCTGGGCCTGTACGAAGATTTTGCTCAAGCTGCCCAGGAAAGTGGTCTTGATCTCAAAACGATTATCGACCATGAAGAAGAGCCCGGTCTTGGAAACGGAGGCCTCGGGAGATTGGCGGCCTGCTACCTTGACTCCCTCTCCTCCCTGGAGATACCGGCCATTGGTTACGGCATTCGCTATGAATACGGCATGTTTGATCAAGAAATCGTCAACGGCTGGCAAAAAGAGCTCAGCGATCGCTGGCTGCATCCCGGCAACCCTTGGGAGATTAAAAAACCGGTTATGGCCTGCGATGTCGGTTTCGGCGGCCATTCAGAGATCTACCATACAGAAAAGGGCATCCGCCGAATCCGCTGGCGGCCCAGCCGAGTCATCACCGGAGTCCCTTATGATGTTCCCGTTCCCGGTTATAAGGTAAACACCGTTAACTACCTGCGCCTTTGGAGTGCGGAATCACATTCTTCTTTTGATTTTGCCGATTTTAATACCGGTGATTATTACGGCGCAGTGGAAGATAAAATCAAGGCGGAGACTGTCACCAAGGTTCTCTATCCCAATGACGAGCAATTTCAGGGAAAAAAACTGCGCCTGGAACAACAATTCTTCCTCGTTTCCTGCTCATTGCAGGATATGATCCGCCTGCATCTTTTCCGCCACGATAATCTGCTCAACTTTCATGAGTATTTCCAAGGTCAGCTCAATGACACCCATCCGGCAGTGGCCGTTCCTGAGCTGATGCGCCTTTTGATTGATGTGCATCTCTACGACTGGGATGTTTCTTGGGAGATTACAAAAAAGACCCTCAGCTATACGAATCACACCTTATTGCCCGAGGCTATGGAAAAATGGTCGTTGGAGCTGTTCGGTAGCCTCTTGCCTCGTCATCTGGAAATCATCTTAGAACTGAACGGTCATTTTCTTGATGAGGTCCGAATCAGGTATCCCGGCGATGATGCACGACTGCAACGGATGTCGGTAATTGACGAGACCGAGCCGCGCTCTATTCGCATGGTCAATCTTGCCTGCATGGGGGCCAAAGCCATCAACGGCGTTGCTGCTATGCATACCGATCTCCTGCGAAGCCATACGCTGGCGGATTGGAATGACATGTACCCCGGCAAGATCCGTAATGTGACCAATGGAGTTACCCCGCGTCGCTGGATGGCAGTCAGTAATCCCCGTCTCACCCGGTTGATCACCGAGGCCATCGGCGAAAAATGGATCACAGATCTTGATGAGTTACGTAAGCTAGAAAAACTTACTGATGATGCTCCCTTTTTAGACGCCTGGAGAAGGGTTAAGGAAGAGAATAAACAAGATTTTTCTGCTCTGATTAAATCTTGCGATAATATTAACGTTGATTACAGAGCCATGTTTGATGTCCAGGTCAAACGAATCCACGAGTATAAACGACAGCATCTCAACATCCTACACATCATCACACTCTATGCCAGGATTAAGGCAGATCCCAATCTTGAAATAACTCCTCGTCTTTTTGTCTTTGGCGGCAAGGCGGCACCTGGTTATTTCATGGCCAAGCGCATCATTAAGTTGATTACCTCTGTGGCCCGGGTGGTGAATAAGGACCCGTCTGTGCGCAACCAACTCAAGGTCTTTTTCATTCCAAATTATAACGTAAAAATAGGCCATATTGTCTACCCCATGGCTAACCTTTCAGAGCAAATCTCACAGGCGGGAATGGAGGCCTCGGGCACAGGAAATATGAAATTTTCCATGAACGGGGCCTTAACCATCGGCACTCTTGACGGAGCCAATGTGGAAATCCGAAAGGAGGTGGGGGAAGAAAATTTTTTCCTCTTCGGCCTCAATGTCGAGGAGGTCATGGAGTTACGGAGAAATGGCTACACACCGATGGACTATTACCTGCATAATGACGCCCTGCGGGCGGTGATTGACCTCATCGGATCAGGAATCTTCACCTCCGGTGATCGGGAGCTATTCAAGCCAATTATCGACTCCCTCCTCCATGAGGATCCGTACATGCTTTTTGCAGATTATCAGGACTATATCGACTGCCAGGAGCGAGTCAGCCACCTGTATGCAGACCAAAAACGCTGGTCCCAAATGTCGATCATGAACACCGCCCGAATGGGCAAATTCTCTTCAGATCGCTCTGTAAAAGAGTATTCCCGAAAAGTGTGGGATGTTCGCCCCTGTCCCGTTAAACTAAAATGGAATGAACTGCCTGAGGACGGAGTACTTTTTCATCCAGGAGAAACTGAAAAGGAATAA
- a CDS encoding sirohydrochlorin cobaltochelatase — translation MKLRSLFLIMLLFCSATTALASEGWKVKHKNAIVLAMFGTTVEPALQGLLNIRTKMMEKYPETPVKIAFTSNIIRKKWQGRAEDPAYSKAHPEIPEEVLHVKTVLATIADLQNIGYDTIVLQPTHIAMGEEFLDLGTYVDSLMRMGTVKKKKYKPFHKVVLGRPALGTYGLGHPYTEDIITAAEALAADAELAAKENAALVYMGHGNAHFPSGGAYLELADRMRELYPEVVTLIGNVEGFPSLEDVIDKLRLRGVKKVMLKPCMVVAGDHAMNDMAGSDPEEPSWQMILEKEGFEVIAVKKGLGELGAFADIFVNHAGDAAADAGITLK, via the coding sequence ATGAAGTTACGTTCTCTTTTTCTGATCATGCTGCTGTTTTGCAGTGCAACAACTGCTCTTGCAAGCGAGGGGTGGAAGGTGAAGCATAAAAACGCCATTGTCTTAGCCATGTTCGGCACAACAGTTGAGCCCGCCCTGCAAGGATTGCTTAATATTCGCACCAAGATGATGGAGAAGTACCCGGAGACCCCTGTGAAAATAGCCTTCACCTCCAATATCATTCGTAAAAAATGGCAGGGGCGGGCCGAAGATCCCGCCTACAGCAAGGCACACCCAGAAATCCCGGAAGAGGTACTGCACGTCAAAACCGTGCTGGCCACTATTGCCGACCTTCAGAACATAGGATACGACACCATTGTTCTTCAGCCCACCCATATCGCTATGGGGGAAGAATTTCTCGACCTCGGTACCTATGTGGACAGCCTGATGCGCATGGGCACGGTAAAAAAGAAAAAATATAAGCCCTTTCATAAGGTCGTGCTCGGTCGACCCGCTTTGGGAACCTATGGCCTGGGGCATCCTTATACCGAAGATATCATAACTGCGGCAGAGGCTCTGGCTGCGGATGCCGAGCTGGCAGCCAAAGAAAACGCAGCCTTAGTGTACATGGGACACGGCAATGCGCATTTTCCGTCTGGAGGTGCTTATCTTGAGCTTGCCGACCGGATGCGGGAACTGTACCCGGAAGTGGTCACCCTTATCGGGAATGTTGAGGGTTTTCCTTCGCTTGAGGATGTAATTGATAAGCTGAGACTGCGCGGCGTGAAAAAGGTGATGCTCAAACCCTGCATGGTCGTGGCCGGAGACCATGCCATGAATGATATGGCGGGTAGTGATCCCGAAGAGCCCTCCTGGCAGATGATTCTGGAAAAGGAAGGATTCGAGGTCATTGCAGTGAAAAAAGGGCTCGGTGAGTTGGGTGCCTTTGCCGATATCTTTGTTAATCATGCCGGTGATGCTGCCGCTGATGCCGGGATCACCCTGAAGTAG